Genomic DNA from uncultured Erythrobacter sp.:
AGCCGCCTTCATCGTTCCAGTCGAATGCAGGAGCGGAACCTCGTGATCCGATCCGAACCGCATGCCCTTTGGCAGTCAGCCTATCGGCAATTCGCCTGCCAGTTTTTCCCGTTCCACCGATCACCAGTGTGATCCGCTGATTTGTAGTTTGATCGGTCATTTGCTTGTTCCCGTTTGTTAGAGACAAGCATGGATTAGGTGAGATGCCGAGCGCTCTCTTGCCTTAGGATGACAGCCTTTGTGCAGATCGCGTCACCGGCTTTCTGCCGCGCTCAATCGATAGGAACGGGGGGTCTCACCGGCCCACCGCTTGAACGCGCGCGTAAAGCCGCTTTGCTCAGCGAAACCGGTGAGAAAAGCGATTTCGACAAGCGGGAAATCCGTCGTTCGGAGCAGCCGCTCGGCCAATTCGCGCCGGGCCTGATCAACCAGTTCCTGAAAGACCGACCCATCATCCCCAAGCTTGCGTTGCAGCGTCCGCGCGCTCATCCCAAGAGGCTGAGCAACATCCGATAGTTTGGGAACACCGCCGCTGAGATTTTTCCCGATCACGGATTTCACCTGCAGTGATACAGGAATATCTGTTTTGATCTCGGCAAGCATCTCTTCGACACGCGCATCAAAAAAGCGCGAGATCGCATCATCGCCAACAGCATTGGGCAAAGCCAATTCCTCGTTCGAAATGATTACCGCATTAATGCCTGCCCGATCTTCGAGCGGACACCCCAGAAAATTCTCCAGGAATTCCCTGTCGCCGATGAACGCATGCGCGCACAGCGCTCGAACCGGCTTGAAATGGCGCCCCGAAGCTTCGCGGCAGATGGCCGTGAAAGTCGCGAAAGTGGCTTCATTTGATAGCCTGGCGCCCATTGGTGCTTCATCTGTCAGCCGATGAAAGCGGATCTCTGTCGTTTGTTCGCCGCGCGTCATTTCGAGAGCTCTCACACGAGCAACGACGCCAATATAGCGCTGCGCACGATCCCATCCGTCCATCAGCGTAGGTGAGCTCTTCCAGGCAAGGCCGACAGCTCCAAGATCTTCGCACCGCATGGAAGCGCCCAGCTTGATGTGCGCTCTAGGGGCCCCATCCTCGGCCTGTGCTATTGTCTCAAGCAACCTGACATAGTCTTCTTCAGCCACCATCGTGGCGAGATCGGGAGGGCTGTTCATGTCGAGCTTGCAGATCGCAAACAGGCTGGCTCGATCCAGGCTTTCTGGCGCCTGCTCAATGGCCTTGCGCGCATAGATGGAGGAAGCCTGAGACACGCGCGATCAATAAGCGTTCACTAGCGCCGTTAAAAGGGGGCAGCCCGGACGCCCGCAAATGCGCTCTATCCTCCGCGCGTTTGATGCCACCAGCGTGGCTTGAGGCAAATGCACCTAACCTCCACACCGAGATTGCTTCGATGATCGATCAGCCATTGGCCAGAGGTTCGTTTCAAAGCCAGACGCCAAATGGCTCTAGTGACATTCAGGAAAAGATGCGGTTGAAACGCCCGTTCTAGCCGTAGCAGCGGGCATCGCTGGCCCAGTCCATAGTCGGTCAATATGCGCAACGAACATAGCGAAGAAGTGTCTTGCATCCCACTATGACACCGGTTACCAAACTTTGCGAAACGTCATCCAAAACGAAAGTGACATCTCATGAAGATTGCATTGGTCGTCGAGAACAGT
This window encodes:
- a CDS encoding AraC family transcriptional regulator; this translates as MSQASSIYARKAIEQAPESLDRASLFAICKLDMNSPPDLATMVAEEDYVRLLETIAQAEDGAPRAHIKLGASMRCEDLGAVGLAWKSSPTLMDGWDRAQRYIGVVARVRALEMTRGEQTTEIRFHRLTDEAPMGARLSNEATFATFTAICREASGRHFKPVRALCAHAFIGDREFLENFLGCPLEDRAGINAVIISNEELALPNAVGDDAISRFFDARVEEMLAEIKTDIPVSLQVKSVIGKNLSGGVPKLSDVAQPLGMSARTLQRKLGDDGSVFQELVDQARRELAERLLRTTDFPLVEIAFLTGFAEQSGFTRAFKRWAGETPRSYRLSAAESR